In Quercus robur chromosome 11, dhQueRobu3.1, whole genome shotgun sequence, the sequence TGATGGATTGCCGAACTTTCACTTCGAAACCATTCCTGATGGCCTCCCACCATCAGACGCAGATGTCAGCCAAGACGCTGCCTCGCTTTGCGACTCCACCTCAAAGAATTGCCTAGTCCCATTTTGCAACCTCCTTTCCAAACTCAACGACACTTCGTCTTCGAACGTGCCGCCTGTGACTTGTAttatctctgatggttgtatgtCTTTCACTCTTGATGCTGCTGACAAGTTTGGAATTCCAGACGTCCAATTCTGGACACCTAGTTCGTGCGGCTTCTTGAGCTATATGCATTTTCGCCATCTAGTTGAACGAGGTTTAATACCACTCAAAGGTATTATCCAATCATTATATATgttaattttaaatcaaaaacgTACAGACAAATGAAAAGTATAAGGTATAAACCTACACATAGGAGATGTGAATGGGAGACCTACAATAGCTTTAACCCTATGTCAATTACATACCTTGTTAGAGATGGGGTTCATATGCTgaatgaaaatataatatacTATATTGAGATTTCTTGTGCACAGAGAAACCGAGTCTTGTAGACGTAGCTACATactcggttttttttttttttttttttggcttgaattGAGTAGacaaaaattttaccaaattattattattattattttggaaacTTACGTActagttttttaatattttatcattcAAGTAGGTCATTCACAAATGTGAATCCTATTTTTGTGTTATTCACAGATGCAAGCTATCTAACAAATGGATACTTGGAAACAAAAATAGATTGGATACCAGGAATGAAGAATATTCGTCTTAAGGATCTTCCGAATTTCATAAGAACTACAGATGAGAACGACATCGTACTCAAGTTCGTCCTCCATGAGACCGAGAGGACTTCTAGAGCTTCAGCAATCATTTTGAACACATTCGACTCCTTTGAACAGGACGCGTTGGATGCTTTATCCTCCATGCTTCCCTGTATATACACCATTGGACCACTTTTATTGCTTGCTGATCAGATTGAGGATGACAATTTGAAATCAATAAATTCCAATCTATGGAAAGAAGAACTAGGGTGTGTGGAATGGCTAAATTCAAAAGAACCCAACTCTGTAGTTTATGTAAATTTTGGAAGTATAACTGTTATAACACCTCAACAGCTCATAGAATTTGCTTGGGGTTTAGCAAACAGTGAAAAACCCTTCTTATGGGTTATAAGGCCTGATCTTGTGGTAGGTGATATAGCTATTGTTCCACCTGAATTTGTTACTAGAACTAAAAATAGAGGCATGTTAGCAAGTTGGT encodes:
- the LOC126707272 gene encoding 7-deoxyloganetin glucosyltransferase-like isoform X2; the protein is MGSITGATATRPHVVCVPVPLQGHITPMLKLAKLLHHKGFHVTFVHTEYNRKRLLRSKGPNALDGLPNFHFETIPDGLPPSDADVSQDAASLCDSTSKNCLVPFCNLLSKLNDTSSSNVPPVTCIISDGCMSFTLDAADKFGIPDVQFWTPSSCGFLSYMHFRHLVERGLIPLKDWIPGMKNIRLKDLPNFIRTTDENDIVLKFVLHETERTSRASAIILNTFDSFEQDALDALSSMLPCIYTIGPLLLLADQIEDDNLKSINSNLWKEELGCVEWLNSKEPNSVVYVNFGSITVITPQQLIEFAWGLANSEKPFLWVIRPDLVVGDIAIVPPEFVTRTKNRGMLASWCPQEQILKHPSIGGFLTHNGWNSTLESVCSGVPMLSWPFFAEQQINCIYCCTVWGFGMEIDNNVQRDEVENLVRELMDGKKGSEMKKKVLEWKTKAEVATRPGGTSYQNLDKLIAEVLLTRNV
- the LOC126707272 gene encoding 7-deoxyloganetin glucosyltransferase-like isoform X1, translated to MGSITGATATRPHVVCVPVPLQGHITPMLKLAKLLHHKGFHVTFVHTEYNRKRLLRSKGPNALDGLPNFHFETIPDGLPPSDADVSQDAASLCDSTSKNCLVPFCNLLSKLNDTSSSNVPPVTCIISDGCMSFTLDAADKFGIPDVQFWTPSSCGFLSYMHFRHLVERGLIPLKDASYLTNGYLETKIDWIPGMKNIRLKDLPNFIRTTDENDIVLKFVLHETERTSRASAIILNTFDSFEQDALDALSSMLPCIYTIGPLLLLADQIEDDNLKSINSNLWKEELGCVEWLNSKEPNSVVYVNFGSITVITPQQLIEFAWGLANSEKPFLWVIRPDLVVGDIAIVPPEFVTRTKNRGMLASWCPQEQILKHPSIGGFLTHNGWNSTLESVCSGVPMLSWPFFAEQQINCIYCCTVWGFGMEIDNNVQRDEVENLVRELMDGKKGSEMKKKVLEWKTKAEVATRPGGTSYQNLDKLIAEVLLTRNV